A genomic window from Streptomyces sp. NBC_01429 includes:
- a CDS encoding sirohydrochlorin chelatase, translating to MRLYVPRPVSEPVPPDAAPPVLLVIAHGSRDPRHAATVQALTGRLRALRPGLRVEAAFLDFNTPSTHGQLDRLAADDVRDVVALPLLLTRAFHAKSDIPAVLREAAHRHPRLRIRQAGVLGPAPLLTEALERRLFEAGLTPGDRSSTGVVLASAGSSDPEAIAVIAGFAREWRHSGWCAVRPAFASASLPRTEDVVRELRAAPGVRRVAVAPYVIAPGRLPDRIADGARAGGADVLAEVLGAAPELARLLLRRYEAAVAEERPPRARWHTAKWHGALARPA from the coding sequence ATGCGCCTGTACGTACCCCGGCCGGTGTCCGAGCCGGTTCCGCCGGACGCCGCGCCGCCGGTGCTGCTCGTCATCGCCCACGGCAGCCGCGACCCGAGGCACGCCGCGACCGTGCAGGCCCTGACCGGCCGGCTGCGCGCGCTGCGCCCCGGACTGCGGGTGGAGGCCGCCTTCCTGGACTTCAACACCCCCTCGACGCATGGACAGTTGGACCGGCTGGCGGCGGATGACGTACGGGACGTGGTGGCCCTGCCGCTGCTGCTGACCCGGGCCTTCCACGCCAAGTCCGACATCCCGGCCGTCCTGCGCGAGGCTGCGCACCGCCACCCGCGGCTGCGGATCCGGCAGGCCGGGGTGCTCGGCCCGGCGCCGCTGCTGACCGAGGCGCTGGAGCGACGGCTGTTCGAGGCCGGGCTCACGCCCGGCGACCGGAGCTCGACCGGGGTCGTCCTGGCCTCGGCGGGCTCGTCGGACCCGGAGGCGATCGCGGTGATCGCCGGCTTCGCGCGGGAGTGGCGGCACAGCGGTTGGTGCGCCGTGCGGCCCGCGTTCGCCTCCGCGTCCCTGCCCCGCACCGAGGACGTGGTGCGGGAGCTGCGGGCGGCCCCCGGGGTACGGCGGGTCGCCGTCGCCCCGTACGTCATCGCCCCCGGGCGGCTGCCCGACCGGATCGCGGACGGCGCCCGCGCGGGCGGCGCGGACGTCCTGGCCGAGGTGCTGGGCGCGGCGCCGGAGCTGGCACGGCTGCTGCTGCGGCGGTACGAGGCGGCGGTGGCCGAGGAGCGGCCGCCTCGCGCGCGGTGGCACACGGCGAAGTGGCACGGAGCGCTGGCGCGGCCCGCGTAG
- a CDS encoding sulfate adenylyltransferase subunit 1, producing the protein MPSTHTDDATRLAEPTLLRFATAGSVDDGKSTLVGRLLHDSKSVLTDQLEAVERASLSRGQEAPDLALLTDGLRAEREQGITIDVAYRYFATPRRRFILADTPGHVQYTRNMVTGASTAELAVVLVDARNGVVEQTRRHAAVAALLRVPHVVLAVNKMDLVEYAEPVFAAIAKEFTAYAASLGVPEITAIPISALAGDNVVEPSAHMDWYGGPTVLEHLETVPVSHDLATCHARLPVQYVIRPQSAEHPDYRGYAGQIAAGAFRVGEEVTVLPSGRTSKVAGIDLLGKAVDTAWTPQSVTLLLDDDIDISRGDLIVPSGDAPTTSQDIEATVCHVADQPLNVGQRVLLKHTTRTVKAIVKDIPSRLTLDDLSQHPAPGKLVANDIGRVVVRTAEPLALDAYADSRRTGSFLLIDPADGTTLTAGMAGAAFSDSAAPAEEPAAPADDDQGWDF; encoded by the coding sequence ATGCCGAGCACTCACACGGACGACGCCACGCGGCTCGCCGAGCCCACCCTGCTGCGCTTCGCCACCGCGGGCTCGGTGGACGACGGGAAGTCCACCCTGGTGGGCCGGCTGCTGCACGACTCGAAGTCGGTCCTCACCGACCAGCTCGAAGCCGTCGAGCGCGCCTCGCTGAGCCGCGGCCAGGAGGCACCCGACCTGGCGCTGCTCACGGACGGGCTGCGGGCCGAGCGCGAGCAGGGCATCACCATCGACGTCGCCTACCGCTACTTCGCCACGCCCCGGCGGCGGTTCATCCTCGCCGACACCCCGGGCCATGTGCAGTACACCCGCAACATGGTGACGGGCGCCTCCACCGCGGAGCTGGCCGTCGTGCTCGTGGACGCCCGCAACGGAGTGGTGGAGCAGACCCGCCGCCATGCCGCCGTCGCCGCCCTGCTGCGCGTCCCGCATGTCGTCCTCGCCGTCAACAAGATGGACCTGGTGGAGTACGCGGAGCCGGTGTTCGCCGCCATCGCGAAGGAGTTCACCGCGTACGCGGCCTCCCTCGGCGTGCCGGAGATCACCGCGATCCCGATCTCCGCACTCGCCGGGGACAACGTCGTGGAGCCCTCCGCGCACATGGACTGGTACGGCGGCCCCACCGTCCTCGAACACCTGGAGACGGTCCCGGTCAGCCACGACCTGGCCACCTGCCACGCCCGGCTGCCCGTGCAGTACGTCATCCGGCCGCAGAGCGCCGAACACCCCGACTACCGGGGGTACGCGGGCCAGATCGCGGCCGGTGCGTTCCGGGTCGGCGAGGAGGTGACCGTACTGCCCTCCGGCCGTACGTCGAAGGTCGCCGGGATCGACCTGCTGGGCAAGGCCGTGGACACGGCCTGGACCCCGCAGTCCGTGACGCTGCTCCTCGACGACGACATCGACATCTCGCGCGGCGACCTGATCGTGCCCTCCGGGGACGCGCCCACGACCAGCCAGGACATCGAGGCGACCGTCTGCCACGTCGCGGACCAGCCGCTGAACGTGGGCCAGCGGGTGCTGCTCAAGCACACCACCCGTACGGTCAAGGCGATCGTCAAGGACATCCCGTCCCGGCTCACCCTGGACGACCTGTCCCAGCACCCGGCCCCCGGGAAGCTCGTCGCCAATGACATCGGCCGCGTGGTGGTCCGTACGGCGGAGCCGCTCGCGCTCGACGCGTACGCCGACTCGCGCCGTACCGGATCGTTCCTGCTCATCGACCCCGCCGACGGCACCACGCTGACCGCAGGCATGGCGGGCGCGGCCTTCTCGGACTCCGCGGCCCCGGCCGAGGAGCCGGCCGCTCCGGCCGACGACGACCAGGGCTGGGACTTCTGA
- a CDS encoding ABC transporter permease, with the protein MASTETTAPKAQGPDGSAPGDSRTEQAEQAASPGDMAGLEAGLDALNTVQTRRTPLRQTLTQKVLPPVVAVALVLVVWQVLVWAKVTDDYKLPSPGAVWGELSDAWAQGTLLGYIWTSVSRGLLGFLLALVIGTPLGLLVARVKFVRAAIGPILSGLQSLPSVAWVPPAVIWLGLNDSMMYAVILLGAVPSIANGLVSGVDQVPPLFLRAGRTLGATGLRGTWLIVMPAALPGYLAGLKQGWAFSWRSLMAAEIIASSPDLGVGLGQLLENGRTNSSMSMVFLAIFLILIVGIAIDLLIFSPLERRVLRGRGLLARS; encoded by the coding sequence ATGGCCAGCACTGAGACGACGGCGCCGAAGGCCCAGGGGCCGGACGGCTCCGCGCCCGGCGACTCCCGCACCGAACAGGCCGAACAGGCCGCTTCCCCCGGCGACATGGCCGGTCTGGAGGCCGGACTCGACGCGCTGAACACCGTCCAGACCCGGCGTACACCGCTGCGCCAGACCCTCACCCAGAAGGTCCTGCCGCCGGTCGTCGCCGTCGCGCTGGTGCTGGTGGTGTGGCAGGTCCTCGTCTGGGCGAAGGTCACCGACGACTACAAACTGCCGTCACCGGGCGCGGTGTGGGGCGAGTTGTCCGACGCCTGGGCCCAGGGCACCCTGCTCGGCTACATCTGGACCAGTGTCTCGCGCGGGCTGCTTGGCTTTTTGCTGGCGCTGGTGATCGGCACCCCGCTCGGACTGCTGGTCGCCCGGGTGAAGTTCGTCCGCGCGGCCATCGGCCCGATCCTGTCCGGACTCCAGTCGCTGCCGTCGGTGGCGTGGGTGCCGCCGGCCGTGATCTGGCTCGGGCTGAACGACTCCATGATGTACGCGGTCATCCTGCTCGGCGCGGTCCCCTCGATCGCCAACGGGCTGGTGTCCGGCGTCGATCAGGTGCCGCCGCTCTTCCTGCGGGCCGGCCGCACGCTCGGCGCCACCGGGCTGCGCGGGACCTGGCTCATCGTCATGCCGGCCGCCCTGCCCGGCTATCTGGCCGGTCTCAAGCAGGGCTGGGCGTTCTCCTGGCGGTCGCTGATGGCGGCCGAGATCATCGCGTCCTCGCCCGATCTGGGCGTCGGGCTCGGCCAGTTGCTGGAGAACGGCCGCACGAACAGCAGCATGTCGATGGTGTTCCTCGCCATATTCCTGATCCTGATCGTCGGCATCGCCATCGACCTGCTGATCTTCAGCCCGCTGGAGCGACGGGTGCTGCGCGGTCGCGGTCTGCTGGCGAGGAGCTGA
- the cysD gene encoding sulfate adenylyltransferase subunit CysD, with protein MTTTVAAVTEGTSAPYALSHLDSLESEAVHIFREVAGEFERPVILFSGGKDSIVMLHLALKAFAPAPVPFTLLHVDTGHNFPEVLEYRDRTVERHGLRLHVASVQEYIDAGKLRERPDGTRNPLQTVPLTEKIQAERFDAVFGGGRRDEEKARAKERVFSLRDEFSQWDPRRQRPELWQLYNGRHAPGEHVRVFPLSNWTELDVWQYIAREGIELPEIYFAHEREVFSRSGMWLTAGDWGGPKDGESVETRLVRYRTVGDMSCTGAVDSDATTLDAVITEIAASRLTERGATRADDKMSEAAMEDRKREGYF; from the coding sequence GTGACCACCACCGTCGCAGCCGTCACCGAGGGCACGAGCGCCCCGTACGCGCTGAGCCACCTGGACTCGCTGGAGTCGGAGGCCGTGCACATCTTCCGCGAGGTGGCGGGCGAGTTCGAGCGGCCGGTGATCCTCTTCTCCGGCGGCAAGGACTCCATCGTCATGCTGCATCTGGCGCTCAAGGCGTTCGCGCCCGCGCCGGTGCCGTTCACCCTGCTGCACGTGGACACCGGCCACAACTTCCCCGAGGTGCTGGAGTACCGCGACCGCACGGTGGAGCGGCACGGACTGCGGCTGCACGTCGCCTCCGTACAGGAGTACATCGACGCCGGGAAGCTGCGCGAGCGGCCCGACGGCACGCGCAACCCGCTCCAGACCGTGCCGCTGACCGAGAAGATCCAGGCCGAGCGGTTCGACGCGGTCTTCGGCGGCGGGCGGCGCGACGAGGAGAAGGCGCGCGCCAAGGAGCGGGTGTTCTCGCTGCGGGACGAGTTCTCCCAGTGGGACCCGCGCCGCCAGCGGCCCGAACTGTGGCAGCTCTACAACGGCCGGCACGCCCCCGGCGAACACGTCCGCGTCTTCCCGCTCTCCAACTGGACCGAGCTGGACGTGTGGCAGTACATCGCCCGCGAGGGGATCGAGCTGCCGGAGATCTACTTCGCCCATGAGCGCGAGGTGTTCAGCCGCAGCGGCATGTGGCTGACCGCCGGTGACTGGGGCGGCCCCAAGGACGGCGAGAGCGTCGAGACGCGCCTGGTGCGCTACCGCACGGTCGGCGACATGTCCTGCACGGGGGCCGTCGACTCCGACGCCACCACCCTCGACGCGGTGATCACCGAGATCGCCGCCTCCCGGCTCACCGAGCGCGGCGCGACCCGCGCCGACGACAAGATGTCCGAGGCCGCGATGGAAGACCGCAAACGCGAAGGGTACTTCTAG
- the cysC gene encoding adenylyl-sulfate kinase, with protein MNVAEQGATVWLTGLPSAGKTTIATALADRLRAEGHRVEVLDGDEIREFLSAGLGFSREDRLTNVTRIGFVAELLASNGVKALVPVIAPYADSREAVRKHHETAATRYLEVHVATPVEVCSVRDVKGLYAKHAAGELSGLTGVDDPYEAPERPDLRIESHTQSVQESAGALHALLTERGLA; from the coding sequence TTGAACGTGGCGGAGCAGGGCGCCACCGTCTGGCTCACCGGTCTGCCCAGCGCCGGCAAGACGACCATCGCGACCGCGCTGGCCGACCGGCTCCGTGCCGAGGGCCACCGCGTCGAGGTGCTCGACGGCGACGAGATCCGGGAGTTCCTCTCCGCGGGCCTCGGCTTCAGCCGCGAGGACCGGCTCACCAACGTGACGCGGATCGGCTTCGTCGCCGAGCTGCTCGCCTCGAACGGCGTCAAGGCGCTGGTCCCGGTGATCGCCCCGTACGCGGACAGCCGCGAAGCCGTGCGCAAGCACCACGAGACCGCCGCCACCCGGTATCTGGAAGTCCATGTGGCCACACCGGTCGAGGTGTGCTCGGTACGCGATGTGAAGGGGCTGTACGCCAAGCATGCGGCCGGTGAACTCTCCGGGCTGACCGGGGTCGACGACCCCTACGAGGCGCCGGAGAGGCCCGATCTGCGGATCGAGTCGCACACCCAGTCCGTGCAGGAGTCCGCCGGCGCGCTTCACGCGCTGCTCACCGAGAGGGGTCTCGCGTGA
- a CDS encoding ABC transporter ATP-binding protein encodes MTTVASILAKPAESTPAVDHAARIAHVSKSFATPDGQQLVLDDITLDVAPGEFVTLLGASGCGKSTLLNLVAGLDRPSAGSIDTPGGRPALMFQEHALFPWLTAGKNIELALRLRGVPKQERRGEAERLLGLVRLEGAYGKRVHELSGGMRQRVALARALAQDSSLLLMDEPFAALDAITRDVLHDELTRIWRETRLSVLFVTHNVREAVRLAERVVLLSSRPGRVAREWRVDIPQPRRIEDPAVAELSVEITEELRGEIRRHGQH; translated from the coding sequence GTGACGACCGTGGCATCGATCCTCGCCAAGCCCGCCGAGTCCACGCCCGCGGTGGACCACGCCGCCCGCATCGCGCACGTCTCGAAGTCGTTCGCGACACCGGACGGACAACAGCTCGTCCTGGACGACATCACCCTCGATGTCGCGCCGGGCGAGTTCGTCACCCTCCTGGGAGCCTCGGGCTGCGGCAAGTCCACCCTGCTCAATCTGGTCGCCGGCCTCGACCGGCCGTCCGCCGGGTCCATCGACACCCCGGGCGGCCGGCCCGCCCTGATGTTCCAGGAACACGCGCTGTTCCCGTGGCTGACCGCGGGCAAGAACATCGAACTGGCCCTGCGGCTGCGCGGGGTGCCCAAGCAGGAGCGGCGCGGCGAGGCGGAGCGGCTGCTCGGTCTCGTGCGGCTGGAGGGCGCGTACGGCAAGCGGGTGCACGAGCTGTCGGGCGGGATGCGGCAGCGGGTGGCGCTGGCCCGCGCGCTCGCCCAGGACAGCAGTCTGCTGCTGATGGACGAGCCCTTCGCGGCGCTCGACGCCATCACCAGAGACGTGCTGCACGACGAACTGACCCGGATCTGGCGCGAGACGCGGCTGTCGGTGCTGTTCGTGACGCACAACGTGCGGGAGGCGGTACGGCTCGCCGAGCGCGTCGTCCTGCTGTCGTCGCGGCCCGGCCGGGTCGCCCGCGAGTGGCGGGTGGACATCCCTCAGCCGCGCCGTATCGAGGACCCCGCGGTCGCGGAGCTGTCCGTCGAGATCACCGAAGAACTGCGTGGGGAGATCCGCCGCCATGGCCAGCACTGA
- a CDS encoding aliphatic sulfonate ABC transporter substrate-binding protein — protein MPASRTTTRRRVAAVAALPLLAVVLSSCGYGSEKTASSEATGVATGAKKTDGLDTVRIGYFPNLTHATALVGVQKGLFQKELGGTKVVGSTFNAGPSEIEALNAGSIDIGFIGPSPSINGFTQTGGKSLRIIGGSASGGVKLVVNPKKIRTLDDVKGKKIATPQLGNTQDVAFLNWIAEKGWKVDAQSGKGDVSVVRTDNKITPDAYKSGSIDGAWVPEPTASKLVAEGAKEILDEATLWPDKKFVITNIIVSQKFLKEHPAAVEAVLRGSVKTNAWINSHEDEAKASANKALEGLSGKALPADVLDPAWKSLRFTDDPLAATLRAEADHAVAAGLLKKPDLDGIYDLKPLNKVLKAAGEPEVSDAGLGVK, from the coding sequence GTGCCTGCCTCCCGCACCACCACCCGCCGCCGCGTGGCCGCCGTCGCCGCCCTGCCCCTGCTCGCCGTCGTGCTCTCCTCCTGCGGCTACGGCTCCGAGAAGACGGCCTCCAGCGAGGCGACCGGAGTGGCGACGGGCGCGAAGAAGACCGACGGGCTCGACACCGTCCGTATCGGCTACTTCCCCAACCTCACCCACGCCACCGCCCTGGTCGGGGTCCAGAAGGGCCTGTTCCAGAAGGAGCTGGGCGGGACGAAGGTGGTCGGCTCGACCTTCAACGCGGGCCCGTCCGAGATAGAGGCGCTCAACGCGGGCAGCATCGACATCGGCTTCATAGGCCCCTCCCCCTCGATCAACGGCTTCACCCAGACCGGCGGCAAGAGCCTGCGCATCATCGGCGGCTCCGCGTCGGGCGGGGTGAAGCTGGTGGTCAACCCGAAGAAGATCAGGACCCTGGACGACGTCAAGGGCAAGAAGATCGCCACCCCGCAGCTCGGCAACACCCAGGACGTGGCGTTCCTCAACTGGATCGCGGAGAAGGGCTGGAAGGTCGACGCCCAGTCCGGCAAGGGCGATGTCTCCGTCGTCCGCACGGACAACAAGATCACCCCGGACGCCTACAAGTCCGGCTCCATCGACGGCGCCTGGGTGCCGGAGCCGACCGCGTCCAAGCTGGTCGCCGAGGGCGCCAAGGAGATCCTGGACGAGGCGACGCTGTGGCCCGACAAGAAGTTCGTGATCACGAACATCATCGTGTCGCAGAAGTTCCTCAAGGAGCACCCCGCCGCCGTCGAGGCCGTCCTGCGCGGCTCGGTGAAGACGAACGCCTGGATCAACTCCCACGAGGACGAGGCGAAGGCCAGCGCCAACAAGGCCCTGGAGGGCCTCTCCGGCAAGGCGCTGCCCGCCGATGTGCTGGACCCGGCCTGGAAGTCGCTGCGGTTCACCGACGACCCGCTGGCCGCCACGCTCCGGGCCGAGGCCGACCACGCCGTGGCGGCGGGTCTGCTCAAGAAGCCGGACCTGGACGGGATCTACGACCTGAAGCCCCTGAACAAGGTCCTCAAGGCCGCCGGGGAGCCCGAGGTCTCCGACGCCGGACTCGGCGTCAAGTGA